The Arachis ipaensis cultivar K30076 chromosome B07, Araip1.1, whole genome shotgun sequence genomic interval AAGTCATTTGAATAAAACTGAATAAAAATTAAATCTACAGTATAGTTTCaattaaattttcaataaaaactaATCAAAAATTGATATATCATTACTAATTAAATCTAGACTATAGTttcaatcaaatttttaataaaaactaataaaaattNNNNNNNNNNNNNNNNNNNNNNNNNNttattaataaaaaaatatataattttttataaaaatatttaaaatatattaaatttaacaTTTTGGATGTAAAAATGAAAATATATGGACCCCAAATCCTCGGTAACCTTTTTAACGAGTAAGAAATTAAAGACTTGTTCTCAACAAACTGCAAGAGTGTTCTTTAGTTAGGACTATAGTAGCAGTACAAAAAGAGGGATATCCATAATATCTTTTTTCTTGGTTCTTTTGACAATTTGGTATTGACAATACTGCTTTGTTTTGGTTGGTTTCTGGTTCTTGGACAGTGGACTGCCTTGGTAACACACACAAATTACAATTGCTCATTTTCAATGTTATCTAGTCTTGGAGATAACAGCTTCTGTTCTTTTTAGAACAAAATAAACATTTACTACTTGACTCATTTGCGTGGTCTCGTATTCATGTTGACTAACGAAATAAAGTAGCCGCATTTTTTCTTTTGGACCTCTTCTTATTGATACTCATAGTCCGAAGATGCTGCCATGTTGGTtggaataatttaaaatttaatttaatattttaaattttaacagagtaaatatatattttatttttgagtacTTTTTAATCAAATTATATCTTTTACAGATACAAGATAAATTTAATTCTTTTGTAAGTAACTTNNNNNNNNNNNNNNNNNNNNNNNNNNNNNNNNNNNNNNNNNNNNNNNNNNNNNNNNNNNNNNNNNNNNNNNNNNNNNNNNNNNNNNNNNNNNNNNNNNNNNNNNNNNNNNNNNNNNNNNNNNNNNNNNNNNNNNNNNNNNNNNNNNNNNNNNNNNNNNNNNNNNNNNNNNNNNNNNNNNNNNNNNNNNNNNNNNNNNNNNNNNNNNNNNNNNNNNNNNNNNNNNNNNNNNNNNNNNNNNNNNNNNNNNNNNNNNNNNNNNNNNNNNNNNNNNNNNNNNNNNNNNNNNNNNNNNNNNNNNNNNNNNNNNNNNNNNNNNNNNNNNNNNNNNNNNNNNNNNNNNNNNNNNNNNNNNNNNNNNNNNNNNNNNNNNNNNNNNNNNNNNNNNNNNNNNNNNNNNNNNNNNNNNNNNNNNNNNNNNNNNNNNNNNNNNNNNNNNNNNNNNNNNNNNNNNNNNNNNNNNNNNNNNNNNNNNNNNNNNNNNNNNNNNNNNNNNNNNNNNNNNNNNNNNNNNNNNNNNNNNNNNNNNNNNNNNNNNNNNNNNNNNNNNNNNNNNNNNNNNNNNNNNNNNNNNNNNNNNNNNNNNNNNNNNNNNNNNNNNNNNNNNNNNNNNNNNNNNNNNNNNNNNNNNNNNNNNNNNNNNNNNNNNNNNNNNNNNNNNNNNNNNtacaactttttttaaaaaaacacaCATAAATTACAAAAGAAACAACAACATTTTATATAAAacacttcaaaaaaaaaatcataaaacccTAGTGAAAAATTAAGAACTTAGTTAAAGTTAGTTGTACACTTAGTACTgctcttttaaaaaatattttaaacacatTTACAGTGAAATTTAGTTTTGAAACATTAACAAGTGCTTTTAACTCATTATATGTAAAAAGTATTAAATTTTGGTATTACACTCTTGAATTTCAACTTTCAAGTGGTAATGGTACACACTAAATGATTGGTTTTAGAAAaatagttttatttgtttttcatagaatttatctaaatttaatttaatGCTTTCATTACTTAATGAATTTATTCAAATTGAattagttaaaaacttaaaattcaatGAAGTATAATTACAAGTAGTAATTTTGTAACGAAAATGATAGACAATAGCAAAAAAGTAGAGTGATTAGCTTACCCTTTTAATTTAGAGTGGACCAGTGGCTAATTAGATAAGGAAATTAATACATACTACTGGTTGCTAAGAAAAAGTGTTAACCCTCCTTTATATTTAGAGTGAACCATTAGCtaataaaaaaagattaaaaGTTTACTGCGCGTAACATCATCATAGCTAAgggatatataaaaataaaaataaaaggaagaaaTAGAAAGAATGAAAGAAATCCCAAGAATTAAGAAACTTTCAAGGAGGATGAATAGATGAATGAAATCATATTTGGAGAGTAAAATCCTGAATGTGATTCGTGATTGTGTTGGTGAAGAATAAGATAAGAGGGAGAAGAGAATGGCAAGTGGCAAAAttgtaattttaataattatataaaagaAGAAATGTactgtcttttttttttccaatacAATTCTTTTTAGTGTATAAGAGTATTTTTATGTGAAATGATGAACTTTACATTTTCTTTAATAATAAAAAGTGTATTNNNNNNNNNNNNNNNNNNNNNNNNNNNNNNNNNNNNNNNNNNNNNNNNNNNNNNNNNNNNNNNNNNNNNNNNNNNNNNNNNNNNNNNNNNNNNNNNNNNNNNNNNNNNNNNNNNNNNNNNNNNNNNNNNNNNNNNNNNNNNNNNNNNNNNNNNNNNNNNNNNNNNNNNNNNNNNNNNNNNNNNNNNNNNNNNNNNNNNNNNNNNNNNNNNNNNNNNNNNNNNNNNNNNNNNNNNNNNNNNNNNNNNNNNNNNNNNNNNNNNNNNNNNNNNNNNNNNNNNNNNNNNNNNNNNNNNNNNNNNNNNNNNNNNNNNNNNNNNNNNNNNNNNNNNNNNNNNNNNNNNNNNNNNNNNNNNNNNNNNNNNNNNNNNNNNNNNNNNNNNNNNNNNNNNNNNNNNNNNNNNNNNNNNNNNNNNNNNNNNNNNNNNNNNNNNNNNNNNNNNNNNNNNNNNNNNNNNNNNNNNNNNNNNNNNNNNNNNNNNNNNNNNNNNNNNNNNNNNNNNNNNNNNNNNNNNNNNNNNNNNNNNNNNNNNNNNNNNNNNNNNNNNNNNNNNNNNNNNNNNNNNNNNNNNNNaaaatatattattatcaaaacaatttatttaaataaatccattgagatttatatttatttaaatataacaaTATATAACTTAGGGCAATTTACGTTAGTAAATTGTTTAATCCCCAATattacgcaaatgcattgtttccaAATTTAATACGCAAATGCGTTGTTTCACTAATTTCTATAAACCGCTACTTACAGGTGTGCATAAACTGCTACAACCAGCCGCGGTttatgtgtgtgagtgtgtgagtgtaaaccgttACTGGCAGTAACGGTTTACGTGTGTGTGTGTatgagtgtaaaccgctactgccagtagcggtttacgtgtatgtgtgtgtgtataaaccgctactggcagtagcggtttacgtgtgttGCGTTGCCTATATAAACCGTGGTTGTAGCCGCGGATTATGCATTTAGATGGTTTGTggagttttttagagagaggaaattctagagagaggtcaGAGCAAGTTGTGAGCGGGTCCGAGGTATCTCAGCGGCGACATCTGGCCAGTTATCATGGCAGGCAAGACTCTGTACCGACTGAACGGTGTTGCGCATATTGCCGGTTCTATTGGTGACGAGGTTagttaacatttattttttttctaggcTTTGCATATGTTAGTCAGAAAAATGGTAGGTTAGGTAGACGAACTAGAATTTATAGATTATTCCCTCTAGTTTGAAATTAGGCTTCGCATGCTAGGATATTACTTCACTGGTTAGGGAAAGGGATAGCTGACGTTAGTGAATTATTTTAGTTTGGTTAGGGTATTTGTATGATatgaagttttaaattttaaagcttTATAGTATTTTAACATTTCTGGCTGTTATTTATTAAAGTGTGGATGTTGTTATTTTTCCTATTGTGACTagggaaattttttattttttacctaGGAGAATCTGTTGATGGTTTAATATATTTGTATCCAGTTAGTTATGGCAAATTTTTTAAGGATAGGAGAATTTAATTGGACTCTGTATATCTTTCTTGTTCTGTGCAGCCCACTAGGTGTATATATAGTGTGAGACGGCAACAGAATATGCCCTTGCATGATAGGATCATCCCGTATTTAGAGAGGGCTGGATTGTACCATTTGGCCAGGCTAAACAGCGAATGGTTCTGGTTGGATGAGCCACTGGTTAGTGCGTTCGTTGAGAGGTGGCGTCCTGAGACGCATACGTTCCACCTGCCTTTCGGAGAATGCACAGTGACATTGCAGGACGTGACATTCCAGCTAGGGCTGCCTGTGGATGGTGAGGCTGTGAGTGGTTGCCTTGGTGAGTTTGAGACATACATGGAGGGTGGCCGACCAGCTTGGGAGTGGTTTGAGGACCTATTTGGTGAGCGCCCTCCACCGAATAAGGTCAAGTAGATGACAGTACACTTTACATGGTTTCGCGATAGGTTTAGGGTGCTACCAGCAGATGCGAGTGAGGAGACTGTCCGCATCTACGCACGGGCCTACATCATGATGCTGTTATCGACTCAGTTATTTGGGGACAAGAGTGCAAACCGGGTACATATATATACGGTGGTTGCCATTTGTGGCAAACCTTGATGACATGGGGAGGTATAGCTGGGGGTCGGCCGCTCTGGCATGGCTGTACCGATGCATGTGTCGGGTAGCGAATAGAAATGTGACTAATCTTGCGGGCCCGCTCCAGTTGCTACAGAGTTGGATATTCTGGCGGTTTCCGTCTTTGAGGCCGGAAGGGTTTGAGGCTTTCTCTTTCCCGCTGGCATCCAGGTATGTGTTATGTTTTTTTACTGTTAACAAATTTCTTTGGCGTTTTTATGGTAGTTTGTGTCTCATATGACTTAAATTTAGGTGGTCTGCCTACTTACCTCCTAACGATGGAAAGGAGTAGAGAGTCATAAGGTATCGGCTTGCATTGGATCGATTGACCGCTCGTGATGTAAGTTTTATAGCAGTTAGAGTTTTTGTTTTTGCTTCGCTATCTAAATGTGACTAGATATATACTTGTTCTTGTAATGTATGATGAGTTTTGAAATTTCAGATTGTATGGGAGCCCTACTCCGCACTTGATGTACTTGCCATTGTCCATCCAGAGATACTTACAGAGGAGCATAGTCGCCTATGGCGAGCGGTGACCAGTTTGATATACTTTGTGGTCATCGAGTGACATCAAGTTGATAGGGTTGTTCCACAGTGGCATTAGGTATAGTTGTGCCATAGAGGTGTGTTCCATCGATGCTAACGAGCGGCTTACAGTGGCGGAATGCCTCAATACACGGAGGGAATGTCCAAAACATCCGATGAAAGTAGACTCTATCTTCATCAACTTGGGCACCCACCCTAACCGGGGACGTCTTGAGTAGAGCAACAGAACCTTCCATCGTGCATGAGACCCCAAGGATCCACCGAGGCAGATCAGcatatgactcctcccaatcacCATATATTTGCGCTACTGCCTTCTGTTTCGCCAACCACACCTTCCGATAACTAGGCCGGAATCCATAAGTCGCCTCCGTTGCCTCTTGCAACACCTTGATCGACACCGACGCATCAGCTCGAACCAACGGATAGATTCTCGCACAAATCACATGATAATCAAGCTGCTTGTGGTCGCTTGATATCGATGTGGCCATACACGTGTGCGGACCGTTGTACCTCCTAACTTCCCATGTGCTCTTCTTTTTCCGCATGACTATCCGAATCAACCACGTGCACCCGTTACCaaactcttcatcttccttgGTATTTCAGATTGTCGGACTCCATAACCTTGTACTCAAATCTACGCCGAATACTGTAATCTTTTACACTCAACACGGCTTCCTCTTTACTCTGGAAAGATTGGCCAATCTGAAATTCAGTCATAGGTGTCCCATCATGCATGCCCTGCCCATCGAATGTTGCATCTACATTCTGCTGTTGGCCGACGACTTCCAAGTTCAAAGAAGAGAGGTGGGGAGGGTACTCTTGTGTTGCAGAACCGGAACCTCCATGGGCTGAACGTCCACCTCTTGGAATATCATCATCACTATCCCCACCAATATCGACAGGCTCCACATCTAAATCATCGTCAAACAGTGCATTCTCAACTCGATCCGGTCCGGCATCGCATTCAAAATCAGGAATAACATGACCAATATATGCATGAACAGCCCCAGCACGTTCGGGCTCCGCATTCGGAACGGCCACTGCTACCACAGGCATCGATGTTGGTGCACCACCAGCTGGGGTCGACTGAGGATTAGGTGCCGATGCTCCCGAGCTATCCACACTATCTTCCAACTTCGCAAACAGCTCAGTTATCCTCACCTCCGGAAAACTGCGCCTGCAGTGAAACAAGACCTGCAAGTCTTCATCCGACCCGATCACGAAGGTCTCATATCGCACACCAGTTGAGACAACGTCAATGGGAAtcttgtaaaataatttttttacccaCTTCGTCCCACATGTACCGAGCTTTCGTAATATGCTTTGCTTAATCTTGGCCAACGTATTCGACGATCGGATAAAAACACTAAGTGGTTCTCTATCTGTGAATTTTACACCGTGCCTTTTGCTCTTTTGAATTTTTCCAGAGCAGTGAACCAGAGCCAAACTATCCTCCCCCTCCATTTGTGAATAACACTCTACCTCTCCACATTTGGCCCCTCTATGGTTTATATAGGCAGCCCCATTCAGCCCatcacacgtaaaccgctactggcagtagcggtttacacacacacacacacacacacacacacacacgtaaactgctactgccagtagcggtttacacacacacacgcacgtaaaccgctgctgccagtagcggtttacactcacacacacacgcacgtaaaccgctgctggcagcagcggtttacactcacacactcacacacgtaaaccgctaatgccagtagcggtttacataaaatagtgaaacaatgcatttgcgtattgaatttgaaaacaatgtatttgcgtaatATTGGGGGTCAAACAATTTAGATGCGTAAATTGCCCTATAACTTATTATATGCctgtcttattttatttttatgtaaattgAGTTGGCTAATAACGGTTTATCATTTgactataaaccacaaaatttctATTGCGATTTATAAAGAGTAGCATCTAGATATAAATAGCAAAATTCCTACCATAGTTTATGAAGAGCAGTATTTGTACATAAACTACGAGACTTCTATTACCATCTGTGAAAGTTGTAAACTCTATATATACAAATTGAAGATAATTGTCAAAAAGAGAATCATTTTCACATTGTCTAGTGAGGAGGATAGTTTTTTAGTATTAGTGTATTGCTTTAGAAAATTCATTAAAATAAAAGAGAACAAAAAACTCTTAAGTATATTTGTTTAGTTATCGAAAACATTGTCAGATCAAAGATtaatactttaattatttttaaaataaataattaacagaTAAAAGACGAATACATGCATGCACAAAAAATTAAATTGGTATCTATTAGAAAAAAAAGACTAACATCtgaattatttataaattaataacTCACAATTAAAAGAGTAACACATGAATtacggaaaaaaaaaactaaattcgttctaatcaaattttaatagaTAGATCACTaacatttaaattatttataaattaaatacttCACAGATAAAAGTCTAACATATCaattaactaaaaaattaatTCAATACTAATTAATTTTAACGGATAAATTACTAAtacataaattatttataaaaataaataattcaaaaacaaaagactaacacattaattaacaaaaaaattaaactggTACTAATCAAATTTTATCAGATAATCACTAACACCTAAACTATTTATAAACTACATACTTTACAGATAAAAGTCTAACACATCaattaactaaaaaattaatttgGTATTAATCAAATTTTAAGAGATAAATCACTAACATCTTCAAATTCTTTATAAAAATACCAAAACCACACATCAAAGTGACATAACATATCAACGAAACAGCAAACAACTAACATATAAAGAGAACAACCTATAAACAACTAACCTCTTCATTGATGTTTCCAGCCATGTGAGCAATGTCGTTCAATCGGTACAAACGATTTTGTTCTTCCATGACTCCAACTTGTCAGAATATCGATGCCAAGTGATTCTCTCTCAAATCCTCTCAAATCAAAAACTCAAATATTAGAGAATGGAATCCGTCTCTGCGTATCACGTTTTATGTATAAATGTTGGGCTTCATAAATCGATATGTACAAATGCTGCTCTTCATAAGCTGTGGTAGGGGTCTCACCGTTTATGGCCAAATAATAAATTATAGTTAACAACTGCGGTATACATAAAAATGAAATAGGATAGACGTGTAATAAGATTGAGATTGTTGTATTTgcataaatataaattttaattattttatttaagtaaattgtctttatttttcatgtttgtctgaaattttaaaatttaattgtcatGAATagcatattattattttcttttttaccaAAGACAACAGTGAAGAGAatataaataattcaaattcAGGACAAAAGCAAAAGGAGCAGATGGAGGTATTCCAAGAAAATCACATAAGTGATAGTTTATTAAACATAAGCTTGCTAATAAGAAAAGGGAAAGTGCCGAAAAGTTAGGGTAGTATGCTTGTTCCATTTTGTCTGAAGGAGTGGAAAAGCTTCAAAGCTGCCTCCAATGTCTCTTTCAATGGCACATTCTTCTGTTCAAACACCTAAAGGTTCCTAGCCAACCAATTTTGTCAACAATAAGAGCTGTGAACCTGAGTTTGTTTTTTCTGTCCTTTGTTGCACCACATTCTCCTTCAACCTCAGTCACTATTAATGAAATTGAGTGCATAATTGAGAAGGGAGGTAGCTGAGCAGAGAGCTTTTTTTTTTCAGACTCTTCTTGTCTCCgaacaagatatcataaaatgGTTGATTGATTCACAACCATTATAGCAGCGAGAACATTCTGGGTTTGTGGAAGAAAACCTTACATTGAGATTGATCATCACCGGTAGGGCTTCGTAGAACGCCTTCTAGGAAAAAAGGTAGATTTTAAGTTCTCAAAGTTAGGACCAGAGTTGGGGATTTCTCATTATGTCCGGACAATAATCAACTGAAACATAGTAAAAATGGTAAGATATGTTATATCCCAATGCTACATCATATTTGTTTGTCTTGTTGAGGCACCATTGTAATTCATCTTTTTTACCTGCAGGATTAACAGCCAatattttgtttgcaattttaggaggaaaaagacTATGAATCAAGTTCTGGTGCCATGTTCGTGGGTTAAGCATGAGTCCTTTCACCCAAAAGACCGAGTGATTCTGAGACTGGATAGATTGAGTCCAATTAATGCAAAAAGAGAAAGGTGGTGGCAGCCAGGGATCCCTAAAAACTTTGATATCGCAACCACCACGTACTTTCCAGTTCAAGCCTTTCTCTACAACTCAACAGCCTTCCAGAGTACTACaccatccccaagaaggtaagcTTCCAACTTCTGCTGTTAGTGCATTTCTATACCTGAAATATTTTCCCTTTAACATTCTGCTCAGTAGAAAATTAGATTGCGTAGCTAGTCTCCAAAATTGTTTTCCAATAGCGCTAGGTTCTGATCACGTAGGTCCTTCAAACCAAGCGCTCTTCTTTTTTGCTCCGCGTCATCTTATCCCAACTAACTCAGACCATACGTCTCTTTGTCCCCTGCTTCCCCCACTAAAACTGAGTGAACATGCTATGAATTTCAGACAAGATAGTATTTGGAAGTCTAAAACAGGacagtgtataaataggaatagcttTGCCAACTGCTTTGATGAGAACATGTTTTCCCGCGTTAGATAGAACATTATGTTTTCAACCCATAAGATTCTTTTGTACCCTTTCCTTGATTGAGTTGAAAGTAGCTTTTTTGGATTTATTGATGATATAAGGGAGGCCTAAGTACTTATCATGCACGCCAATATGTGATATATTCAGCCGAGCTGCCAGTGAAATCCTAATCGTGTTGGAAGTATTGTTGCTAAAGAAGATTACTGATTTTTCTA includes:
- the LOC107606843 gene encoding uncharacterized protein LOC107606843 — its product is MEGEDSLALVHCSGKIQKSKRHGVKFTDREPLSVFIRSSNTLAKIKQSILRKLGTCGTKWVKKLFYKIPIDVVSTGVRYETFVIGSDEDLQVLFHCRRSFPEVRITELFAKLEDSVDSSGASAPNPQSTPAGGAPTSMPVVAVAVPNAEPERAGAVHAYIGHVIPDFECDAGPDRVENALFDDDLDVEPVDIGGDSDDDIPRGGRSAHGGSGSATQEYPPHLSSLNLEVVGQQQNVDATFDGQGMHDGTPMTEFQIGQSFQSKEEAVLSVKDYSIRRRFEYKVMESDNLKYQGR